The following are encoded together in the Desulfovibrio desulfuricans DSM 642 genome:
- a CDS encoding IMP cyclohydrolase: MDILPIRRAILSVTDKSGLVEFATFLTSRGVELISTGGTQKALEAAGLAVTAVSTVTGFPEILGGRVKTLHPKIHAGILANKDEPQHMQTLSEKGIRPFDLVCVNLYDFAGAVERHLSLEQAVEEIDIGGPCMLRAAAKNFHSILVLPSPQWYTAAMEEMEKDTTVGLEFRQVMASRAFEATSRYDALITSYLRP, translated from the coding sequence ATGGATATTTTGCCAATTCGTCGCGCTATTCTGAGCGTTACGGACAAAAGCGGCCTTGTGGAGTTTGCCACGTTTCTTACCTCGCGGGGGGTGGAGCTTATCTCCACCGGCGGCACCCAGAAGGCCCTTGAGGCGGCCGGGCTGGCCGTTACCGCAGTAAGCACGGTAACAGGATTCCCAGAGATTCTGGGGGGCCGGGTCAAAACCCTGCACCCCAAGATTCATGCCGGCATTCTGGCCAACAAGGACGAGCCGCAGCACATGCAGACCCTGTCAGAAAAGGGCATCCGCCCCTTTGACCTTGTCTGCGTCAACCTTTACGACTTTGCGGGCGCGGTGGAACGCCACCTCTCGCTTGAGCAGGCCGTGGAGGAAATTGACATCGGCGGCCCCTGCATGCTGCGCGCTGCGGCCAAGAACTTCCACAGCATTCTGGTGTTGCCCTCCCCGCAGTGGTACACCGCCGCCATGGAAGAAATGGAAAAAGACACCACCGTGGGCCTTGAGTTCCGGCAGGTCATGGCCTCGCGCGCTTTTGAGGCAACCTCGCGCTATGACGCACTGATCACCTCGTATCTGCGTCCCTAG